A genome region from Chthonomonas sp. includes the following:
- a CDS encoding ABC transporter ATP-binding protein, whose amino-acid sequence MAGVTYRNITKVFGKDVKAVDNLNLDIRDGEFMVLVGPSGCGKTTALRMIAGLEESTSGDLLIGSDRVNDTPPKDRDIAMVFQNYALYPHMTVYDNIAFGLRLRELKGFFWQLSHRAEAKRISADIDARVQEAAKMLDIGHLLQRRPKELSGGQRQRVALARAIVRKPKVFLMDEPLSNLDAKLRIQTRAELIRLHRQLGITTIYVTHDQVEAMTMGQRISVMKDGLLQQCDTSEMVYNQPANKFVAGFIGAPPMNFLDATVTDDAHVDTGQFRLALPKNHPAISMVGKKVTLGIRPESIYDATMTNPIPTTPDNTIEATVDVIEPHGHQYVAFLKMGDKVFQASVDSSSKIQEQTAAKFSINLDALHIFDAETEQAIR is encoded by the coding sequence TTGGCTGGCGTAACTTATCGAAACATCACTAAGGTCTTTGGCAAAGATGTCAAGGCCGTTGACAACCTGAACCTCGACATTCGCGACGGCGAGTTTATGGTGTTGGTCGGCCCTTCGGGTTGCGGAAAGACCACCGCGCTGCGCATGATCGCAGGGCTCGAAGAGTCCACAAGCGGTGATCTGCTGATCGGCTCCGACCGCGTGAATGACACGCCGCCCAAGGATCGCGACATCGCGATGGTGTTCCAAAACTACGCGCTCTACCCGCACATGACGGTGTACGACAACATCGCGTTTGGCCTGCGTCTGCGCGAGCTCAAGGGCTTCTTCTGGCAGCTTTCGCACCGCGCCGAAGCCAAGCGCATTAGCGCAGACATTGACGCCCGGGTGCAGGAAGCAGCCAAAATGCTCGACATTGGGCACTTGCTCCAACGCCGCCCGAAGGAACTCTCCGGCGGTCAACGCCAGCGTGTCGCCCTGGCGCGCGCGATCGTCCGCAAACCCAAGGTCTTCTTGATGGACGAGCCACTCTCCAATCTCGACGCCAAGCTCCGGATCCAAACCCGCGCCGAACTGATTCGCCTTCACCGCCAGCTCGGCATCACCACCATCTACGTGACTCACGACCAAGTCGAAGCGATGACCATGGGTCAGCGCATCTCGGTCATGAAGGACGGGCTGCTACAGCAGTGCGATACCAGCGAGATGGTCTACAACCAGCCGGCCAACAAGTTTGTGGCTGGGTTTATCGGCGCGCCGCCCATGAATTTCCTCGATGCCACGGTCACCGATGACGCGCACGTGGACACCGGGCAGTTTCGTTTGGCCTTGCCGAAGAACCACCCCGCCATCAGCATGGTGGGCAAGAAGGTCACGCTTGGCATTCGCCCGGAAAGCATCTACGACGCGACGATGACGAATCCGATTCCGACCACGCCGGACAACACGATTGAGGCCACGGTTGATGTCATCGAGCCGCACGGCCACCAGTACGTTGCGTTCCTTAAGATGGGCGACAAGGTGTTCCAGGCGTCGGTGGATTCTTCCTCGAAGATTCAGGAGCAAACCGCGGCGAAGTTCTCGATTAACCTCGACGCGTTGCACATCTTTGATGCCGAAACCGAGCAAGCGATTCGCTAA
- the scpB gene encoding SMC-Scp complex subunit ScpB, which translates to MSRIFEVEALLFVADQPASAQSIADALQCERIEVEEALRELAEILSRGSAVQLVNIAGGYQLATKPQYAEQITRFLRPQKQRLSKGLMETLAVIAYQQPMTLAELEAVRGVQCDYSVRVLLERRLIRDVGRRHTPGRPVLYGTTQQFLHYFNLRDLQELPALAVPVAQPALDFEGPAELPAPVAEALGPLATN; encoded by the coding sequence ATGAGCCGCATTTTCGAGGTCGAGGCGCTGCTTTTTGTCGCGGACCAACCAGCCAGCGCCCAGTCCATTGCCGACGCGCTGCAGTGCGAACGGATCGAGGTCGAGGAAGCACTGCGCGAACTGGCCGAGATTCTCAGCCGCGGCTCGGCGGTGCAACTCGTGAATATCGCCGGTGGCTATCAGTTGGCCACCAAGCCGCAGTACGCCGAGCAGATCACGCGGTTCTTGCGCCCGCAGAAGCAACGGCTCAGTAAAGGGCTTATGGAGACCCTCGCCGTGATTGCCTATCAGCAACCCATGACGCTTGCCGAACTTGAGGCGGTGCGCGGGGTGCAGTGCGACTACTCAGTCCGCGTGCTGTTGGAGCGTCGCCTCATCCGCGATGTCGGGCGGCGTCACACGCCGGGGCGTCCGGTGCTGTACGGCACCACCCAGCAGTTCTTGCACTACTTCAACTTGCGCGACCTGCAAGAGTTGCCGGCCTTGGCGGTGCCGGTAGCACAGCCGGCCCTAGATTTTGAAGGGCCCGCCGAACTACCCGCACCCGTCGCCGAGGCCCTAGGCCCGCTTGCGACGAACTAG
- the raiA gene encoding ribosome-associated translation inhibitor RaiA, whose product MEVTFRNAHGELSSRDRAYAVKKFGFLDRFLNSASRAEVVHREENHEHIVEVTVFADGKTIRSVEHNLNMRAAIDNASEKLMNQMRRAKDKLVRRKRA is encoded by the coding sequence ATGGAAGTTACTTTTAGAAATGCCCATGGAGAACTAAGCTCCCGCGACCGCGCTTACGCGGTGAAGAAGTTTGGATTCCTGGACCGCTTCCTGAACTCCGCCTCACGCGCTGAGGTTGTCCATCGCGAAGAAAATCACGAACACATCGTGGAAGTCACGGTGTTTGCCGATGGCAAAACCATTCGTTCGGTTGAACACAATCTGAACATGCGCGCGGCGATTGACAACGCCAGCGAAAAGCTCATGAATCAGATGCGGCGCGCCAAAGACAAGCTAGTTCGTCGCAAGCGGGCCTAG